One genomic region from Pristis pectinata isolate sPriPec2 chromosome X, sPriPec2.1.pri, whole genome shotgun sequence encodes:
- the LOC127566981 gene encoding chymotrypsin-like elastase family member 1, giving the protein MLRLVILASLALLGKYSFIYFAYQQNERVIGGSEAKRNAWPWQVSLQGLAGYWYHTCGGTLIRQRWVLTAAHCVDRLDVTYRVVLGDHNLYENDNTEQYILVENIIIHEGWNGDLAVGNDIALLYLVQDAVLNQYVQLGKLPNEGATLPNNYLCYVTGWGYTRNNGVVSPTLQQAPILVVSYDVCSQPEWWGNYVTRNMVCAGGDGIVAGCQGDSGGPLNCQHDGTYYIHGATSFVAAAGCDTYMKPTVWTRVSAYINWINNKIAFY; this is encoded by the exons ATGTTGCGACTGGTGATTTTAGCAAGCCTTGCCCTGCTTGGTAAGTACAGCTTCATTTATTTTGCCTATCAACAGA ACGAACGAGTCATTGGAGGGTCTGAGGCAAAGCGCAATGCATGGCCATGGCAG GTTTCCCTTCAAGGTTTAGCTGGTTACTGGTACCACACCTGTGGAGGGACTTTAATTCGCCAGAGATGGGTGCTGACTGCTGCTCACTGTGTGGACAG GTTAGATGTAACATACCGTGTAGTCTTGGGTGATCACAACCTTTATGAGAATGATAACACTGAACAGTATATTTTGGTAGAAAATATCATCATCCATGAAGGCTGGAATGGGGATCTTGCAGTTGG GAATGACATTGCGCTGCTTTACCTGGTGCAAGATGCTGTCCTAAACCAATATGTCCAGCTTGGAAAATTGCCCAATGAAGGAGCTACTTTACCAAACAACTACCTATGTTACGTCACTGGCTGGGGCTACACAAGAA ACAATGGAGTAGTTAGTCCTACTCTTCAACAAGCTCCTATCCTGGTTGTTTCCTATGATGTATGTTCACAACCTGAATGGTGGGGTAACTATGTCACACGAAACATGGTGTGTGCTGGAGGTGACGGCATCGTTGCCGGTTGTCAG GGAGATTCTGGAGGTCCTCTAAATTGTCAGCATGATGGTACATACTATATCCATGGAGCCACGAGCTTTGTAGCTGCAGCAGGATGTGACACATACATGAAACCAACGGTCTGGACCCGCGTCTCAGCTTATATCAACTGGATCAATAAT AAAATTGCCTTTTATTAA